The Achromobacter deleyi genome has a window encoding:
- a CDS encoding ShlB/FhaC/HecB family hemolysin secretion/activation protein, producing the protein MHDFESRGSALRAILRRAPEAIVLTLAINAAWAQGAPAPEAAPAAAPGAADARRVNINEYIVRGNTVLEARDIERAVYPYLGPERTLADIESAREALQAIYQERGYQSVYVDLPEQQVADGIVFLQVSETKVGRVRVVGAQHYSPLAIRDEVPALKEGEVPNFNQAQAELTGLNKGASRQVVPLVREGRLPGTMDVDLKVEDKSPWNASLGLNNDYSADTTRLRSTASLGYDNLWQLGHSVSLTFFTAPQETDNAKVWSGSYSMPLSGRWSLQFSGYKSDSNVATIGGTNVLGKGHSFGVSATYAMDPQGDWSNSLSIGLDYKKFDEATRYGANEDQIPIKYLPFTLAYNGYRYSESSHSSLGLSVVGASGSFFNQGSDWQEFDNKRYMASPSFALLRGDGSHTQNLFGEWQLGLRGSFQLASGALVSNEQFSAGGATSVRGYLAAERTGDDGILGSVEWRTPSLARWLGSNVNEWRFYAFADAATLRLRDPLPEQDSSYSLASVGLGTRMQVLDWLSGSFDWGYPLKDGPNTRKHDPRLNFSVRASF; encoded by the coding sequence ATGCATGATTTCGAAAGTAGGGGTAGCGCGCTGCGCGCCATATTGCGCCGCGCGCCGGAAGCGATTGTGCTGACGCTGGCCATCAACGCGGCGTGGGCGCAGGGCGCGCCGGCCCCGGAAGCCGCGCCCGCCGCGGCTCCCGGAGCGGCCGACGCCCGCCGCGTCAACATCAACGAATACATCGTGCGCGGCAATACCGTGCTGGAAGCGCGCGACATCGAGCGCGCCGTCTACCCCTACCTGGGACCGGAGCGCACGCTGGCCGACATCGAGTCGGCGCGCGAGGCCTTGCAGGCCATCTATCAGGAGCGCGGCTACCAGTCGGTATACGTCGACCTGCCCGAGCAGCAGGTGGCCGACGGCATCGTCTTCCTGCAAGTGTCCGAGACCAAGGTGGGCCGCGTGCGCGTGGTGGGCGCCCAGCATTACTCGCCCCTGGCGATCCGCGACGAGGTGCCGGCCCTGAAGGAAGGCGAGGTGCCGAACTTCAACCAGGCACAGGCCGAGCTGACCGGCCTGAACAAGGGCGCCAGCCGCCAAGTGGTGCCGCTGGTCCGGGAAGGCCGCCTGCCGGGCACCATGGACGTGGACCTGAAGGTCGAGGACAAGAGCCCCTGGAACGCCAGCCTGGGCCTGAACAACGACTACAGCGCCGACACCACGCGCCTGCGCAGCACCGCGTCGCTGGGCTATGACAACCTGTGGCAGCTTGGCCATTCGGTCAGCCTGACCTTCTTCACCGCGCCGCAGGAAACCGACAACGCCAAGGTCTGGTCCGGTTCCTACTCCATGCCGCTGTCAGGCCGCTGGAGCCTGCAGTTCTCGGGCTACAAGAGCGACAGCAACGTGGCCACCATCGGCGGCACCAACGTGCTGGGCAAGGGCCATTCCTTTGGCGTGAGCGCCACCTACGCGATGGACCCGCAGGGAGACTGGAGCAATTCGCTGTCGATCGGCCTGGACTACAAGAAATTCGACGAGGCCACCCGCTACGGCGCCAACGAAGACCAGATTCCCATCAAGTACCTGCCGTTCACGCTGGCCTATAACGGCTACCGCTATTCCGAGTCCTCGCACAGCAGCCTGGGCCTGTCGGTCGTTGGCGCCAGCGGTTCGTTCTTCAACCAGGGCAGCGACTGGCAGGAGTTCGACAACAAGCGCTACATGGCCAGTCCCAGCTTCGCGCTGCTGCGCGGCGACGGCTCCCACACGCAGAACCTGTTCGGCGAATGGCAGCTGGGCCTGCGCGGCTCGTTCCAGCTGGCCTCGGGCGCGCTGGTGTCCAACGAGCAGTTCTCGGCCGGCGGCGCCACCAGCGTGCGCGGCTACCTGGCCGCCGAACGCACGGGCGACGACGGCATCCTGGGCTCGGTCGAATGGCGCACGCCGTCGCTGGCGCGCTGGCTGGGCAGCAATGTCAACGAATGGCGCTTCTACGCCTTCGCCGACGCCGCCACGCTGCGCCTGCGCGACCCGCTGCCCGAACAGGATTCCAGCTACTCGCTGGCCAGCGTCGGCCTGGGCACACGCATGCAAGTGCTGGACTGGCTGTCCGGCTCATTCGACTGGGGCTATCCGCTCAAGGACGGCCCCAACACCCGCAAACACGATCCCCGCCTGAACTTCAGCGTCCGCGCCAGCTTCTGA
- a CDS encoding DUF2341 domain-containing protein — MQRLLMLLLTVLAGVLPSAAHAWWQPDWQYRKQITVDSTAQGMPLGGPAGRTPLLVRLHTGNFTFDGINEKGADIRFVAADDQTVLNHQLEAFDPLLGMALVWVDVPEVADGQRQDIWMYYGNQKAPASGNGQLSFDPNYTLVYHFDGAAGAPPRDTTAYSNHGQTPTGAAVDGVIGRAAQFAGTAPLMLPASPSLAVPAAGAFTFSAWVRADQPAGEQLVYARRDAGNALLIGISQGVPFVEVNGQRSQPGQPLTPAAWQHLAVTADGSQVNLYVNGRASASLAASLPPLNTTAALGGDVPAPAAAPVSAAAPVAGADAAAPEQAAAPVQPVYAPFVGAIDEVRLSKVARPSALIYADASSQGAESRLVAYGADEEQSGFGFGGMGFLLKAVPIDAWIIIGVLVLMMVQSWIIMIKKSRHVARLARANEAFRESFAKVGQRLELLADDAALANRLEHASLWRLYRVAINEIRTRRAQGADTSSISAATIEAIRASMDAVRTKENQVLGSKLGSLSNAIAGGPYIGLLGTVLGIMVVFLGTAMAGDVNINAIAPGMAAALLATAMGLFVAIPALFGYNRLVSRNKEVSADMRVFVDEFVTRLAEVHGETQAQEAAHHPAARAQAASRPAVRDAQPAPAEA, encoded by the coding sequence ATGCAACGCCTATTGATGCTCCTACTCACCGTGCTGGCCGGCGTATTGCCGTCCGCCGCCCACGCCTGGTGGCAGCCAGACTGGCAGTACCGCAAGCAAATCACCGTCGACAGCACCGCCCAGGGCATGCCGCTGGGCGGTCCGGCGGGCCGCACGCCGCTGCTGGTGCGCCTGCACACGGGCAACTTCACCTTCGATGGCATCAACGAGAAGGGCGCCGACATCCGCTTCGTGGCGGCCGACGACCAGACCGTACTGAACCATCAGCTGGAGGCCTTCGATCCCCTGCTGGGCATGGCCCTTGTGTGGGTGGACGTGCCCGAGGTGGCCGACGGCCAGCGCCAGGACATCTGGATGTACTACGGCAACCAGAAGGCGCCGGCGTCGGGCAACGGCCAGCTGAGCTTCGACCCCAACTACACGCTGGTCTATCACTTCGACGGGGCCGCCGGCGCGCCGCCGCGCGACACCACGGCCTACAGCAACCACGGCCAGACGCCGACGGGCGCCGCCGTGGATGGCGTGATCGGCCGGGCCGCGCAGTTCGCGGGCACGGCGCCTTTGATGCTGCCCGCCAGCCCCTCGCTGGCCGTGCCCGCCGCGGGCGCTTTCACCTTCAGCGCCTGGGTGCGCGCCGACCAGCCGGCCGGCGAACAGCTCGTCTATGCCCGCCGTGACGCCGGCAACGCCTTGCTGATCGGCATCAGCCAGGGCGTGCCCTTCGTGGAGGTCAACGGCCAGCGCAGCCAGCCCGGCCAGCCGCTGACCCCGGCCGCCTGGCAGCACCTGGCCGTGACGGCCGACGGCAGCCAGGTGAACCTGTACGTCAACGGCCGCGCTTCGGCGTCGCTGGCCGCCAGCCTGCCGCCGCTGAACACCACCGCCGCGCTAGGCGGGGACGTGCCCGCTCCCGCCGCCGCGCCGGTTTCGGCCGCCGCTCCCGTGGCGGGCGCCGACGCCGCCGCTCCTGAGCAAGCCGCCGCTCCCGTGCAGCCGGTCTATGCGCCGTTCGTCGGCGCCATCGACGAAGTCCGGCTGTCCAAGGTGGCTCGCCCCTCCGCGTTGATCTACGCCGATGCCAGCTCGCAAGGCGCGGAATCGCGTCTGGTCGCCTACGGCGCCGATGAAGAGCAATCCGGCTTCGGCTTCGGCGGCATGGGCTTCCTGCTCAAGGCCGTGCCGATCGACGCCTGGATCATCATCGGCGTGCTGGTGCTGATGATGGTGCAGTCCTGGATCATCATGATCAAGAAGAGCCGCCACGTGGCCCGCCTTGCCCGCGCCAACGAAGCCTTCCGCGAGTCCTTCGCCAAGGTCGGCCAACGCCTGGAACTGCTGGCCGACGACGCCGCGCTGGCCAACCGCCTGGAGCACGCCTCGCTGTGGCGCCTGTACCGCGTGGCCATCAATGAAATCCGCACGCGCCGCGCGCAGGGCGCCGACACCAGCTCGATCTCGGCGGCCACCATCGAAGCCATCCGCGCTTCCATGGACGCCGTGCGCACCAAGGAAAACCAGGTACTGGGCTCCAAGCTGGGCTCGCTGTCCAACGCGATCGCCGGCGGCCCGTACATCGGCCTGCTGGGCACCGTGCTGGGCATTATGGTGGTGTTCCTGGGCACGGCCATGGCCGGCGACGTGAACATCAACGCGATCGCCCCGGGCATGGCCGCCGCCTTGCTGGCCACGGCCATGGGCCTGTTCGTCGCCATTCCGGCGCTGTTTGGCTACAACCGCCTGGTTTCGCGCAACAAGGAAGTCAGCGCCGACATGCGCGTCTTCGTCGACGAATTCGTCACGCGCCTGGCCGAAGTGCATGGCGAGACGCAGGCGCAGGAAGCCGCCCACCACCCCGCGGCGCGCGCGCAGGCGGCCAGCCGCCCGGCCGTGCGCGATGCGCAACCCGCGCCCGCCGAGGCGTAA
- a CDS encoding ExbD/TolR family protein, protein MASVSASQDDDDDAPVDGINITPLVDVLMVVLVMFILTATAQIAGIKVNLPKASSTMALSQPKTKAISVNDAGQVFLDAYPVTLPELEDRLRTEKALNPDFPVIVRGDAAVQYQKVVEVLDLLRRLELAQVGLVTGKPQ, encoded by the coding sequence ATGGCTTCCGTATCCGCATCCCAGGACGATGACGACGACGCGCCCGTGGACGGCATCAACATCACGCCGCTGGTCGACGTGCTGATGGTCGTGCTGGTCATGTTCATCCTGACCGCCACGGCGCAGATCGCCGGCATCAAGGTCAACCTGCCCAAGGCCAGTTCCACCATGGCCCTGTCGCAGCCCAAGACCAAGGCGATCTCCGTCAACGACGCCGGCCAGGTTTTCCTGGACGCCTATCCCGTCACCTTGCCCGAGCTGGAAGACCGGCTGCGCACGGAGAAGGCGCTGAACCCCGATTTCCCGGTCATTGTGCGCGGCGACGCCGCCGTGCAGTACCAGAAGGTCGTGGAAGTGCTGGACCTGCTGCGCCGCCTGGAGCTTGCGCAGGTCGGGCTGGTCACCGGCAAGCCGCAATAG
- a CDS encoding TonB C-terminal domain-containing protein, translated as MPQHASDTSRAQHPARRWLKLAAVAVAVAVAAYALWRWANDMSGVRRDAPKVTAIIPLPPPPPPPPEPEKPPEPEQPKEEPVATPEPEPQPTPEPPKPQDEAPPRPSDDLANPMQIDGDAQAGSDAFNIGAGQGKGMAGGGGGRAGNATYSQYLAYALQKILREDERTRNLTFRLQANIWLTASGQITRVELTRGSGDADVDARVVAALRAVPGLDERPPASASMPIRASLTGRRPS; from the coding sequence ATGCCGCAACACGCATCCGATACCTCGCGCGCGCAGCACCCGGCGCGCCGCTGGCTGAAGCTGGCGGCCGTCGCGGTGGCGGTGGCCGTCGCGGCCTATGCGCTCTGGCGCTGGGCCAACGACATGTCCGGCGTCCGGCGCGATGCGCCCAAGGTCACCGCGATCATCCCGCTGCCCCCGCCGCCTCCGCCGCCGCCCGAGCCCGAGAAACCGCCGGAGCCCGAGCAGCCCAAGGAAGAGCCGGTGGCGACGCCGGAACCCGAGCCGCAGCCCACGCCCGAGCCGCCCAAGCCCCAGGACGAGGCGCCGCCGCGTCCGTCCGACGACCTGGCCAACCCGATGCAGATCGACGGCGATGCGCAGGCCGGCAGCGACGCGTTCAACATCGGCGCGGGCCAGGGCAAGGGCATGGCTGGTGGAGGCGGGGGGCGCGCGGGCAACGCCACCTACAGCCAGTACCTGGCCTACGCGCTGCAAAAGATCCTGCGCGAAGACGAGCGCACCCGCAATCTGACCTTCCGCCTGCAAGCCAACATCTGGCTCACGGCGTCCGGGCAGATCACGCGGGTCGAGCTGACCCGCGGCAGCGGCGACGCCGATGTCGACGCCCGCGTGGTCGCCGCGCTGCGCGCCGTGCCTGGACTGGACGAACGTCCGCCGGCCTCGGCCAGCATGCCGATACGCGCATCGCTGACCGGCCGCCGCCCCTCCTGA
- a CDS encoding putative porin, which yields MKFQLNRLAASLALAAAGAVALPAHGAPAPSENATINLIRLLVQQGVLKPEQADALVAQAEAEAKAARQATPDRGAAVAQAGDVRVPYIPQTVRDQIRDEVKAEVMVQAKDENWAQPNTFPDWVSRITVEGDVRVRDESRFYNGNNSNEITDFAKLNANGPYDVNPDTSTAYPPMLNTRQDRRNQLRIRARLGVRADISEAWTAGIRLATGSDDSPVSTSQTLGGGMGKKDIWLDQAYLTYRPAKWATVTGGRIANPFESTDTLFSNDLNFDGVAAIFKHPLQGRDVTLFGTLGAFATEYANNGWNSGSMSEGSSENKWLLGAQVGADWKINTQNSLRGALAYYHFDNIAGQRSSSCSPWAGDENCDTDWSRPAFMQKGNTLFLLRNIAPDPLDPANTAQPQFVGLASKFDLLDLNLRWDTRVFDGLGLRLNGNYIRNLAYSKSKMMSRSQGYIVNNFGENGDIESGPNAWMLQATLGRSYDLKEKGDWLAFVGYKYIQPDALPDAFNDSSFHQGGTNARGYYIGGGYAFDKNVYGVFRWMSTKEIYGPPLAIDTMQFEINARF from the coding sequence ATGAAGTTCCAACTGAACCGGCTGGCGGCATCGCTGGCGCTGGCCGCGGCGGGCGCCGTCGCACTGCCCGCGCACGGCGCGCCCGCGCCGTCCGAGAACGCCACCATCAACCTGATCCGCCTGCTGGTGCAGCAAGGCGTGCTCAAGCCCGAGCAGGCCGACGCGCTGGTGGCGCAGGCCGAAGCCGAAGCCAAGGCGGCCCGGCAGGCCACGCCGGACCGCGGCGCCGCCGTGGCGCAGGCGGGCGACGTGCGCGTGCCCTACATTCCGCAGACGGTGCGCGACCAGATCCGCGACGAGGTCAAGGCGGAGGTCATGGTGCAGGCCAAGGACGAAAACTGGGCGCAGCCCAACACCTTCCCCGACTGGGTGTCGCGCATCACGGTCGAAGGCGATGTGCGGGTGCGCGACGAATCGCGCTTCTACAACGGCAACAACAGCAACGAGATCACCGATTTCGCCAAGCTCAATGCCAATGGGCCGTACGACGTCAACCCCGACACCAGCACCGCTTATCCGCCGATGCTGAACACCCGGCAGGACCGCCGCAACCAGTTGCGCATCCGTGCCCGGCTGGGCGTGCGCGCCGACATCTCGGAAGCCTGGACTGCCGGCATCCGTCTGGCCACCGGCAGCGACGACAGCCCGGTGTCGACCTCCCAGACCTTGGGCGGCGGCATGGGCAAGAAGGACATCTGGCTGGACCAGGCCTACCTGACCTACCGTCCGGCCAAGTGGGCGACGGTGACGGGCGGGCGCATCGCCAATCCGTTCGAATCCACCGACACGCTGTTCTCCAACGATCTGAACTTCGACGGCGTGGCCGCGATCTTCAAGCATCCGCTGCAGGGCCGCGACGTCACCCTGTTCGGCACCCTGGGCGCCTTTGCCACGGAATACGCGAACAACGGCTGGAACTCGGGATCGATGTCCGAAGGCAGCAGCGAGAACAAGTGGCTGCTGGGCGCGCAGGTGGGCGCCGACTGGAAGATCAACACCCAGAACAGCCTGCGCGGCGCGCTGGCCTACTACCACTTCGACAACATCGCCGGCCAGCGCTCCAGCTCCTGCTCGCCGTGGGCGGGGGACGAGAACTGCGATACCGACTGGTCGCGCCCGGCGTTCATGCAAAAGGGCAACACGCTGTTCCTGCTGCGCAACATCGCGCCGGACCCGCTAGACCCCGCCAACACGGCGCAGCCGCAGTTCGTGGGCCTGGCGTCGAAGTTCGACCTGCTGGACCTGAACCTGCGCTGGGATACCCGCGTGTTCGACGGCCTGGGCCTGCGCCTGAACGGCAACTACATCCGCAACCTGGCCTACAGCAAGAGCAAGATGATGAGCCGGTCGCAAGGCTACATCGTCAACAACTTCGGCGAGAACGGCGACATCGAAAGCGGTCCCAATGCCTGGATGCTGCAAGCCACGCTGGGCCGGTCGTATGACCTGAAGGAGAAGGGCGACTGGCTGGCTTTTGTTGGCTACAAGTACATCCAGCCCGATGCGCTGCCCGACGCCTTCAACGATTCGTCGTTCCATCAGGGCGGCACCAACGCGCGCGGCTACTACATCGGCGGCGGCTATGCCTTCGACAAGAACGTCTACGGCGTCTTCCGCTGGATGAGCACCAAGGAAATCTACGGTCCGCCCTTGGCCATCGACACGATGCAGTTCGAGATCAACGCCAGGTTCTGA
- a CDS encoding DNA repair protein: MHIVWDESRHSPAAGRGRRLAAAVALCAAGLTLAGGAQAESMEERLRAQLRSTTQQLSQLQGEQAQVNAAKAAAEAQRDSAQKELETLRAQLAQARGQADKLAGQQEAVMESAQAQVSATQAQLGKFKGAYDELLTLARGKETERQALARNLAQRDEEVKVCVARNREMYEAGKEILNAYERISTGDILAIKQPFAGKARVRFEEQAQAYGDKLYDAQIAPSQAAATSNP, translated from the coding sequence ATGCACATCGTATGGGATGAATCCCGCCATTCCCCCGCGGCGGGGCGCGGCCGGCGGCTTGCCGCCGCCGTGGCCCTGTGCGCGGCCGGTCTGACCTTGGCCGGCGGCGCGCAGGCTGAAAGCATGGAGGAACGCCTGCGCGCCCAGCTGCGCAGCACCACCCAGCAGCTTTCCCAGTTGCAGGGCGAACAGGCGCAGGTCAACGCGGCCAAGGCGGCCGCCGAGGCGCAGCGCGACTCCGCGCAGAAAGAGCTGGAGACCTTGCGCGCCCAGTTGGCCCAGGCCCGCGGGCAGGCCGACAAGCTGGCCGGGCAGCAGGAGGCCGTGATGGAAAGCGCGCAGGCGCAAGTCTCGGCCACCCAGGCGCAGCTCGGCAAGTTCAAGGGCGCGTACGACGAACTCCTGACCCTGGCGCGGGGCAAGGAAACCGAGCGCCAGGCGCTGGCCCGAAACCTTGCGCAGCGCGACGAGGAGGTCAAGGTCTGCGTCGCCAGGAACCGCGAAATGTACGAGGCCGGCAAGGAAATCCTGAACGCGTACGAACGCATCAGCACCGGCGACATCCTGGCCATCAAGCAGCCCTTCGCGGGCAAGGCGCGGGTCCGGTTCGAGGAGCAGGCGCAGGCCTACGGCGACAAGCTGTACGACGCGCAGATCGCGCCGAGTCAAGCTGCTGCAACCTCGAATCCCTAA
- a CDS encoding YbjN domain-containing protein codes for MTESSLILDVNAERLQELLQSLGYRVTLSEQNGMVQLLSASQGVGFAARMGNPGQQDGQYLDYTLSCALRVQGELPAGLAERWNVEKRFARLTVQGAFLVLELDVIVAGGVSETYLRATTELWDRLLQEFLLFLRANASAQAVDEAPAADAGDARVEEAVAEDATH; via the coding sequence ATGACCGAATCCAGCCTGATTCTTGACGTAAACGCCGAACGCCTGCAGGAGCTGCTGCAATCGCTGGGCTACCGCGTGACCCTGTCCGAACAGAACGGCATGGTGCAGCTGCTCAGCGCCAGCCAGGGCGTGGGCTTCGCCGCCCGCATGGGCAATCCGGGCCAGCAGGACGGCCAGTACCTGGACTACACGCTGAGCTGCGCCCTGCGCGTGCAGGGCGAGCTGCCGGCGGGCCTGGCCGAGCGCTGGAACGTCGAAAAGCGCTTTGCCCGCCTGACCGTGCAAGGCGCGTTCCTGGTGCTGGAGCTGGACGTGATCGTGGCCGGCGGGGTGTCGGAGACCTATCTGCGCGCCACCACCGAACTGTGGGACCGGCTGCTGCAGGAGTTCCTGTTGTTCCTGCGAGCCAACGCCTCGGCGCAGGCGGTGGACGAAGCGCCCGCCGCCGATGCCGGCGATGCGCGCGTGGAAGAGGCCGTCGCGGAAGACGCGACGCACTAG
- a CDS encoding peptidylprolyl isomerase yields MTTILKSPAALRVAGAILTIAVLAGAVALMRGNDAQSSETAPAKARPAAAAPAATPTSAAPVAASRAPAIATLGAVQVDRDELLRQLQALPPQSLAQLKDNRAGLDQWLRARLAEKALIEQARAQGWQDKPELQRAFQAAQERILLQSYLESVSRAPDDYPGQADLQAAYERAKPQLAQPAMYRISQIFLPAALGDAEAVAAARKQALDLVKRAQAPKGDFAALARDFSQDSTTRGQGGDIGYAPLAQLTPEMRPAVEQLKAGEVSAPVQSAAGFHILKLADVRPAGVTPFEQVKEELRVALRTQRQELAARAYLEGLLNAGTVSIDGAALNAAFEQTAAAPAAKPAVARAP; encoded by the coding sequence ATGACCACGATCCTGAAATCCCCCGCCGCCCTGCGTGTGGCCGGCGCCATCCTGACGATCGCCGTGCTGGCCGGCGCGGTGGCGCTGATGCGCGGCAACGACGCGCAAAGCAGCGAGACGGCGCCGGCCAAGGCCAGGCCCGCTGCCGCCGCGCCCGCCGCCACGCCCACGTCGGCCGCGCCTGTGGCGGCCTCCAGGGCGCCCGCCATCGCGACGCTGGGCGCCGTGCAGGTGGACCGCGATGAACTGTTGCGCCAGCTGCAGGCCCTGCCGCCGCAGTCGCTGGCCCAGCTCAAGGACAACCGCGCCGGGCTGGACCAGTGGCTGCGAGCCAGGCTGGCCGAGAAGGCGCTGATCGAGCAGGCGCGCGCGCAGGGCTGGCAGGACAAGCCGGAACTCCAGCGTGCGTTCCAGGCCGCGCAGGAACGGATCCTGCTGCAAAGCTATCTGGAGTCCGTCAGCCGCGCGCCCGACGACTACCCGGGACAGGCCGATCTGCAGGCAGCCTATGAACGCGCCAAGCCCCAATTGGCGCAGCCGGCGATGTACCGGATCAGCCAGATCTTCCTGCCCGCGGCGCTGGGCGACGCCGAGGCCGTCGCCGCCGCGCGCAAGCAGGCGCTGGACCTGGTCAAGCGCGCGCAGGCGCCCAAGGGTGATTTCGCCGCGCTGGCGCGGGACTTCTCGCAGGACTCGACCACGCGCGGGCAGGGCGGCGACATCGGCTACGCGCCGCTGGCGCAGCTGACGCCCGAGATGCGGCCGGCGGTCGAACAGCTGAAGGCCGGCGAGGTGTCTGCTCCCGTGCAGTCCGCCGCGGGCTTCCACATTCTGAAGCTGGCGGACGTGCGCCCCGCCGGCGTGACGCCGTTTGAGCAGGTCAAGGAAGAGCTGCGCGTTGCGCTGCGCACCCAACGCCAGGAACTGGCGGCGCGGGCCTATCTGGAGGGTTTGTTGAATGCCGGTACCGTCAGCATCGATGGCGCGGCGCTCAATGCCGCGTTTGAACAAACCGCAGCCGCCCCGGCGGCCAAGCCGGCTGTCGCGCGCGCGCCCTGA
- a CDS encoding MbcA/ParS/Xre antitoxin family protein: MPRLNKPQPPRRPSRLSRARPEAGVRPAAGGGRPVTLALDARLHQALGWTGPPNTVQCAAALLQALRITFPDEVRRWFPLVPENGPGRLRDPAREHGLDLADLRVLHRALRVAWLAELVFGERDIAHLWLCQPKRRLHGRVPLLLSQFGRYAQMIEQWLIDIDEGNGP; this comes from the coding sequence ATGCCGCGTTTGAACAAACCGCAGCCGCCCCGGCGGCCAAGCCGGCTGTCGCGCGCGCGCCCTGAGGCGGGCGTCAGGCCCGCCGCCGGCGGCGGGCGCCCGGTCACGCTGGCGCTGGATGCCCGCCTGCATCAGGCGCTGGGCTGGACCGGGCCGCCCAATACCGTGCAGTGCGCGGCGGCGCTGCTGCAGGCTCTGCGCATCACGTTCCCCGATGAAGTCCGGCGCTGGTTTCCGCTGGTGCCCGAGAACGGCCCGGGACGGCTGCGCGATCCGGCGCGCGAGCACGGGCTGGACCTGGCGGACCTGCGCGTGCTGCACCGGGCGCTGCGGGTGGCGTGGCTGGCCGAACTGGTGTTCGGCGAGCGCGACATTGCCCATCTTTGGCTGTGCCAGCCCAAGCGCCGCCTGCACGGGCGGGTGCCGCTGCTGCTCAGCCAGTTCGGGCGGTATGCCCAGATGATCGAGCAATGGCTCATCGACATAGACGAAGGAAACGGCCCATGA
- a CDS encoding RES family NAD+ phosphorylase — translation MIALWRLSNSQDLQPRARPAGRWHGAGAAVVVLDATPAAAVFARLAQSEVAHPDALPRHYFLLEVAAPGHAVSEVQAPAHWQNDTPATRAQGNAWLARGDTLLLRVPSAAGGVQYLLNAEHPQLAQCQIVSALAYPFDPHLSGVAGAVQEGAGWLVAARPGEA, via the coding sequence ATGATCGCGCTCTGGCGCTTGAGCAACAGCCAGGACCTGCAGCCGCGGGCCCGGCCGGCGGGCCGCTGGCATGGCGCCGGCGCGGCCGTCGTCGTGCTGGACGCCACGCCCGCGGCCGCTGTGTTCGCGCGGCTGGCGCAGTCCGAGGTCGCGCATCCCGATGCCTTGCCGCGCCACTACTTCCTGCTGGAAGTGGCTGCGCCCGGGCATGCGGTGAGCGAGGTCCAGGCGCCAGCCCATTGGCAGAACGACACGCCCGCCACGCGCGCCCAGGGCAATGCCTGGCTGGCGCGCGGCGATACCTTGCTGCTGCGCGTGCCGTCGGCGGCGGGCGGCGTCCAGTACCTGTTGAATGCCGAACACCCCCAACTGGCGCAATGCCAGATCGTGTCGGCTCTGGCCTATCCCTTCGATCCGCATCTGTCGGGCGTGGCCGGCGCGGTGCAGGAGGGGGCGGGTTGGCTGGTGGCGGCGCGGCCTGGGGAAGCGTAG
- the pdxK gene encoding pyridoxine/pyridoxal/pyridoxamine kinase: protein MTAIPAAPAPGAALPARTVQVDIVSIQSQVVYGYVGNNAAMPVFRKAGLRAIAVPTVILSNTPHYPSLHGGAVSLEWFEGLLRGLDERGVSRVARAVVCGYLGQPGQADLLARWLPALRAARPDLRVHIDPVMGDRNDGLYVNEGLVAQYRNLLVPLADGMTPNHFELELLVGRPLSSMDEVVAGARELIAQGPGWIVVTSAAPMAAAPGTLQLAVVTRDEATVVTHPEIAIPPSVHGTGDVFMAGVTARLLNGQALVQAVREAAAQVTVTLERTRELGWEELAVED, encoded by the coding sequence ATGACCGCAATTCCCGCTGCCCCCGCGCCGGGCGCAGCGCTGCCCGCCCGCACCGTGCAGGTGGACATCGTCTCCATACAATCCCAGGTCGTCTATGGCTATGTCGGCAACAACGCCGCCATGCCGGTTTTCCGCAAGGCGGGTCTGCGGGCGATCGCGGTGCCCACGGTCATCCTGAGCAATACCCCGCACTATCCCTCCCTGCATGGTGGCGCGGTGTCGCTGGAGTGGTTCGAGGGCCTGCTGCGGGGGCTGGATGAGCGCGGCGTGAGCCGCGTGGCGCGCGCCGTGGTGTGCGGCTATCTGGGCCAGCCCGGGCAGGCCGATCTGCTGGCCCGCTGGCTGCCCGCGCTGCGCGCCGCCCGGCCGGACCTGCGGGTGCATATCGATCCGGTCATGGGCGACCGCAACGACGGCCTGTACGTGAACGAAGGGCTGGTCGCGCAGTACCGGAACCTGCTGGTGCCGCTGGCCGACGGCATGACGCCCAACCATTTTGAACTGGAACTGCTGGTGGGGCGGCCGTTGTCGTCCATGGACGAGGTGGTGGCCGGGGCGCGCGAACTGATCGCGCAAGGACCGGGCTGGATCGTCGTGACCAGCGCCGCGCCCATGGCCGCGGCGCCGGGCACGCTGCAGCTGGCAGTGGTGACGCGCGACGAAGCCACCGTGGTGACTCACCCTGAGATCGCCATTCCGCCGTCGGTGCACGGTACAGGCGACGTGTTCATGGCCGGCGTCACCGCCAGGCTGCTGAACGGCCAGGCGCTGGTCCAGGCGGTGCGTGAAGCCGCGGCCCAGGTCACCGTGACGCTGGAGCGCACCCGGGAACTGGGCTGGGAAGAGCTGGCCGTCGAGGACTAG